The Novosphingobium terrae genome segment GAATACTGCGATAGCACCGGTCGCACCCTTTGGGAGATGAAAGACGGAGGTCTTCCCAAACATTTCAAGACTGCTTGCGGACAATGCCGACGGGGCTATTCCCCGCAACATTCCGCATTAGAATTGGCGTCTCAGCCCGCCCATCGCAAAGTTGACAAAAGACAAATAGGCGGAATTAATCGTAAATATCCCTTGCAAATCAATGAATGCACTCGCTATTCATATGTAGAGATGCGCACCGAAATATTAAGTGCCGCAAGCGAGGGTTTCGGAATGGCAGTCACCAAACGGCGTCGGCGCAGTGATTTTTTGTCATCATTCGAGCTTGAAGAGCCTTACCTTATCGCACCTGACCGCTCTCATGGACGACCAGGCCTAATCGCGGGCACGGATCAGGACGGCAATCCTGTGCTGATCAAGGCCTGGCCGCGAGCCATTAATGCCCACGACACCGAAATGCGGGAGGTATGGGCTCATGAATTGCGCCAACTTCATCGCCTGGGAGGGTATCCGGGTGCCGAGGATGTGGTAGTAAATCTCGCACAGTCAGGCATGGATGATAAAGGATACTACCTTGTGCTGGACCCGGGCACACGGCGCCCGCTCCAGACGATACTTGACCGGGCACCCACTTCGCATTGGCTGAAAACGCCCCGGTTCGATCGGAGCCGGGCAAGAATATGGCAGAACCTCAAGCGTATCGTGACGGGGCTGGACATCCTCCACTCCCAAGGGCTCCTGCACCGAAATCTAGATACGTGGTCGATTCTGTCGGGTGGCGACGACGACCACGATTTTCAGCTGACAGGTTTCGAGTGGTCGATGCGAATCATATCCAGCAATCCGAAGGCATCACCCCGAAGGCCCAGGCAGCCCGCATTCGATTCATTTAACAGCGACTGGACGCTGTTCGGAAGGTTGGCAGCCACGCTTTGTGGCGCTTCAATAGACCGCCTGCTGGACCCAAAGGTCCTCCCATCACAGGTCGCTCCTCATCTCAATTCCGATGAAGTGCGTTTGCTGAAAGACCTTGTCGCCATCAACCCGTTCGAGAGAATTGACGGCGAGACGATAACACCGCGCATCGACGGGATTTTGTCCAATATTATCTCAGATGTCGCAGGCAAGGATCCAAAGCTGCATCTCGTTGTGAGGCTTGGTGAGCGCAGCAAGCTGACGGGGCGAATTTGTGATTTGTCCGACGGGGACATCGAACCGCGTGATATCAGTTCGCAGCTAGAGTTCATCGCTGATGACCTTGCCGAGGGACCCAGCCTGCTCTCGGTGAAGAATGGAAAAAATTCTCAGGAGCCGCATACTGTATTACGCGGTCGCAATCTGGCATATCGACTTAGGCCCTATGCATCACCGAATAGTCATGCTGAACCGAGCTGGGAGTTCGCCGAATGCGACACGGTCGAATCGGCCGATGTTTCACCAGGCAATCTCATCATGAAAACGCCAGTGCTTGCCAATGCGATCGAATTACTAACCGCGCCTGAAGCCAGAGAGCTGTTTGGTCGACGCCGGGGCAAGCTTAGGAGTTGGGATCAGCTGCGCGCCGGGTCTTCCGACGGGGCCGCCAGCGAGACTGCCGGTGAGAAATTCCAAAAAGCATTAATTCTCGGACAATTCCTTGAGATGCTTCAAGCTGCCTGCGACATTTTTCCAGTCAGAATTTTTTCGGGCGCACAGGACGCCGATGGCGAAGTTATAACACGCCTGAAGTTTCGCCACGAAGATGAGCGAGATAAGCTCAGCAAGCTGCTGGGCGGGGGTAAGACCCAACTGGCAAGGTTCGAGGAACGGCTGTTCGGTTACAATAGCGTGGCCGACGGCATCTGGCGCCTGACGGACAATCCCTTTCTCGGCGAACGAGATAACAGTGCAACTGACTGGCAATATCTCGAGGCAGTAGATACCGAGGATGGCAGGGTGTATTCGTTCAGCGGCTCCCAGCCGTCACTGGTGTCGGACGGATACCTCATCTCAAGCGAAGGCATCGGGCGTGATGTCCAGTTCAGGAGGCGGATCAAGGCACTTCGCGCCCTGGGAGATCACACCGAATTGCTGCGGACATTGAGCGAGCCGAGGCGCCGCATCTCCGACAGCCAAGATAGTCTGATCGAGGACGACGATTTTAAGTTTCTCGACGACCATAAGCAGGCCGCCATGAGGGAGGTCGTGTCGACCCTCCCGTTCTATCTTGTGCAAGGGCCGCCTGGTGTCGGCAAGACCCGCCTTGTCCGCGATCTTGTCCGTCGACGCTTCACCGACGATGCGACGACGCGCATTCTGCTAACGGCTCAGAGCAATGCGGCGGTTAACCACCTCATGGACGAGGTGACGCAGGCAATTTCGTTGACTGATGACGATGCACCATTGGTCATACGGTGCGCATCGCGCGACACACGCGAAGCGCCGCATCAGTTCGATATTGCAAGACAAGCTGGCTCCCTGCTTGACAATCTCGTCGCCAGCCCCCTCGCGAAGCGGGCGCCGCCACATTTACAAAAGCGATTAGGGCGACTGACAAAGATGCAGACTAGTGGCCGTCCCGAGCGCGGTCGAAGTGGGCAGTGGTCGCCGGAAGGCGAAAAGCGCGCCCTAGAAGGTATCGTCATGCGCGCAGCCAACATGGTTTTTGCTACCACCAATTCCGTAGAGCTTGAACGACTTATCGACGAGCGCGGACAATGCGACTGGTCGATCGTCGAAGAGGCGGCCAAGGCCACCGGCGGTGAGCTTGTTTCACCTGCCCTCCTTTCGCACCGCCGACTCATGATCGGCGACCATAAGCAATTACCTCCCTTCGGTGCCACGCAGATGTCTAAGTTGCTTGAAGACCCCGCTGCGGTTCGCAAGGCCGTCGCGCTAGGGCGCGGCCTGATCGGACGTTCACTCAAGACGGTCGACGTCGATGAAATGATCGCTGAGTTTTTGGAGGAAGATTACGATCTTGCAGCACTCTGCGGAGAAACGGCACGCGCTCTCCTGCTGTTCCAGACTGTCATCGAACAGGAGTTTGGTCGCCAGAAAAAAGGGAAGCCTGGGCGGCCAATAGCCAGACAGCTTTCACAACAGCATCGGATGCATCCGGTTATAGCGGGCCTCGTGTCTGAGTGCTTCTACGATAACGAACTCACGACGCATCCGGATTGCGAAGCACGATACAGGCAAAGCCGTGCTCCTTTTGGCACGACGGACGCTGCAATCCTGCCTATGGCACCGATCGTCGTGATTGACATGCCCTATTTGCAAAAAACGATCGGAAAGCGGTCGGCAGAAAAACTGCCCCCCTACCATAATCCCGACGAGCTCGCGGCAGCGCTGAAAATTCTCGAGACCGTCAGGCCCCGCGCGGAGCTAAAGACGGCGCCGTCTATTGCATTCCTTTCGCCTTACAGCCAGCAGGTACGCAGAGTGGGTACTGCGATCAACTCTCAACTAAATACCAGACTGAAGGCGCTGGGCGGCTTCTCATCTGTGATCAAGGACGGCTCCTTGGCCGCGACAGTCGACTCTTTTCAGGGTAATGAAGCCGACATCGTGGTTGTCTCCCTAGTGCGCAACAACCAGCATGTAAACGCAAGGTCCGCATTCGGCTTTCTCACCGACGAACGCCGGATGAACGTATTGCTGAGCAGGGCACGCTGGCAGCTTGTTCTCATCACAAGCCTAGACTTCCTAGATGCGGTGCTCAGCGCCCCGCCCGATGTCAAGGATACTCTCGACCTGACGTTTCTGCGTAAGATGACCAAGTATTTACGAAATGGTATCGTGAGCGGTAGCATTGGCTACGTGAAGGGCAACGACATTTTGGAGGAGCGCTTATGAGCTCGGCATTGGTGGCTCTTCCCGTGTTGAGAGGACGGCGCCGCTTCCATATCGACAAAGGACGTCCGTGGAGCGTCGTTGAACATCTCATTCTGTTTGCTTTGTGTGAGAAGCCCAGGACAGCGGTTGAGCTGGCGGCCGAAAGCGGTTTGAGACGACGGATTGTCATCGAGATCGTAATCCGACTGATGCGCGTCGGTTGGGTAGAAGTCGCCCAGCAACATGGGCAGATGCTGTTCAGCGCAAGCGCGGCAGGCAAAGATCTTGTTGGCAGGGACGAGCTACCCGCCGCCCCTAAGCGTATTCCAAGGATGATGACGTTTCTGGTGGACCGGGTAACAGGAACGGTATTTCGGCGGCGCGACCTGAACATCTATCATCGCAATGATGTGCTGCCCCGAGCAAGTAGGGAACCACTGGTCTGGCTGTCCCCGCGCAACATCGAGGGGGCCGACGACATCCAAACGGTAGCGGATGTGCTGCTAGAGGAAGATGAACGACTGGCGTTCGTCGAGGCATCGTCGGAGAGGCTCGTTGATCGGTACGCCTTAATCCCTGTCCGCGATGGGCGCATAGACCCCGGCTTGCGCTTGCCTGACGACGTGGCCCAAGCAGTCATCGAAGCCGCCAAGAGCGCTCCGAAGCAACCTCAGGGCGATAGCTCTCCCACCGTGCAGCCAGATGCAAGCATACCTATGCGTAGGCCAGAAAACGTTTTCCGGCCTGTTTCGTTCGCTGTATCGGACATTATTATTGGCGCGACTCCCCATTTTGAACAACTGCTCCAGACCGTGCGTCGTGCACGACACAGGATCATAATCCACAGTTGCTTTATTTCGGCTGAGGGATTTGAAGCGATAGAATACGAGCTTATCGCCGCCGCTCATGCCGGCACACGGATTGACGTACTTTGGGGAGAGGACGAGGATAAAATCGGCGCTCGAGCGACGGCTTCCGTCGTTCGGGAGGCGCGGGCCCGTGTGGCCAGCACGGGTTTAGATCACTTGTTTAAGATACATCCCTTTTCTACACGCTCACATGCAAAGTTTCTTATTGCAGATGAAGGGCAATCCGGCCGTTTCTCAGCAGTTGTAGGGTCCTGCAACTGGCTTTCCTCGCGCTTCGACAGCATCGAAGCATCGATACGCATCAGGTCTCCCGAACTGATCGCAGATCTGATCTATGCCCTTGCGGAAATGACGAAGGGCGCGGGTCATGCATGGACGCCATTAGCTGTGGAATTTGGTGGCCTAGCCGCTCAGGTGGCCGCATCTCCAGCTACATCTTCGACGAAGGGGATGGCTTGTCTGGTGATCGGCCCGAACCACGGAGAATTAGTCCGAGACGCGCGCGACAATGCGGAACGGCGATTGCTTGTCACGAGCCACAGACTGAGCCATGCGGCGCATGCTGCCATCATTGTCCCGGCTGTAGAAGCCGCCAGGGCGCGCGGTGTTGCGGCCAACATATTGTATGGCCGCTCATCGGGTGGCGCGGACGACCGGCGCGCAGCCGAAATGGCCAGCAACGCGGCGAAAAATGGCGTCGACCTGCAAGCTGTGCTTGAACCGCGACTTCACGCAAAAATTCTTGCATGGGATGACGACAACCTTGTGCTGACCAGCCAGAACTGGCTGTCCGGAGACCCAACCTGGGCAAATCCGCGCCAGGAAATAGGCATTTATATCAAAGCGCCAAACGCAGCGGCATCCGCCATAGCAGAACTGATGGCCAATTGCGAAATGCCTGATCTCCTAACAGACATGGAAATTATCCGATGAGGCTTCCGCTTGTATCCATACGCTCAAGGTCAGGCCTTCCCGATTCGCATCGATCCAGTTCCTTGCTGCTTGCGATCATCGCTGTGTCCGCCTTGTCAGCGGCTAGCTTTGCCGGTGACAAACTGCTCTGGGGCGGGAGGATCACGGACACTCTGGGGGCCGAGACTTACAAACTTTTACTGCAGTTCATGCTCATCACCCTCATCGGAGGTGGAGTCTTCGCTTATGTGACCGCACGCCGCGAAGAACATTCAAAAAGGGAGAGTCGGCTTGCGGCTGTGCAGGCTCTCGATAAAGAGCTGGGCGACGCGTATCGCGCCGTCAAACGGGTGAAAAGGAAAATGCGGTCTCGACTGCAGCGTACCCCCGATGGACCTCCCCGAATGGATGCATCTACCTTTACATCTATCATGGACGAACTACTCGACGTCCAGATTGCTCTGGAGGAAGTCCGCGGGCACGTCACCATCAGAGGTGACCTGCTTTCTGCCAACGTCGTTGAAAGGCTAGGTTTGTCGCTACGCTATGCGTCACGTTATCTTCACGACGTTTTTGAAGACTTTGAGCGCGGGCGAATCCGCAAAGAGGGCGAAGTATATTTGATCGACGCGTCTTCTACGAATATCGAGGGTTTTCTCATAGACTCTCAAATTTCCACCGATGTGAAGCGCTTCCTTTCCTACCTGCGTAGCGAAGACCTAGGATCCGACGAAAAAATTGATGCGTTGAAAAATATAGACGCATTACGAGAAGCTGTTCCGTCTCAGAACATACGTTACGGTGAGGTCGCAATGGAATGCCTACGCTTCGCCTCAAGTGAAATCCATCAAGTCATAGGCAAATCTTATTAATATTAAGCAATAACAATTATATTCAGTGCCAAGGCAATATCCTGCAAGTAAGATAAAAATCTTAATAAAAAATTCATAAGAGATTATATTAAAAATTTAAATTCATAGTTAATTGAGGTGAATCAGATGGATGGGCTTCTGCCGAAACATGGGACCCTCCGCAGTAGGCGCTAACAGCAATGGCGTTATTGCTGTCGCTCCTCCACTTAAGATATGCGGTCACCAATAATTGACTTGCGAACTGGCAGCAACTCTGGCTACCTTCGATTTTGATAGGCCATACTCTCCGGTATAAGATCATCGCAATTCCTCCGACATTGAGCGAGACTAGCGTTGGCCAAAAATGGCTCACGCAATTCGCCACGGCTGAACAGCCTGCCGCTGCAGCTATGCTCGATGCGATGCTTCTCCTGAACGAGGAGCAGGTCTCTACGGCAATCAGAGGAACCCTCGATAAAATCGCTAAAAGCGCTCGTCACCGAGGGGAGCGGATCGCACTTTATGCGGAGCGCGAGTTTCAGCAATCTGCGATTTTTTCCTTCGAACTCTTGCCCGACCGCCATGGCAAAATGCGTCGTCGCGCCGTAGGGAGATCAGGTCCTCCGGCCGTGAAGCCGATCCGCGGGCGCAGCCGTGTAGGTAGTGAGGGACTAATTGCTTTCCTCGCGTCGCAGCAAAAAGATGCGTGGCCTAAAATCTTCATGAACCATCCGGGCCCCGATCTGCTGCGTGGCAAAACGGCACCGGCAGGAGAGATCATTATATTGACCGACTTCATCGGTTCTGGAAGTCGGGTCCGCTCGATGCTTGATAAGTTTTGGGCGGTGCCAACTATCCGCTCCTGGGTATCGAGGAGATTGCTCAAATTTCGCGTGGTCGCAGCGGCGGCGACCAATTCAGGATTAATCAAAGTCCGGTCCCATCGCCTGCGCCCCGAGGTTGTCAGCGAATGGATCTCACCCATCATCGACTGGGGCACATCGCCCTCGTGGTACTTCGCGTGGCGAAAACTGATGGACACATATGGCCCTCAAGAAGGGCGCGGGTCCGGCCGATATGGCTTTGGCGGCGAAGCTGCTCTCATAGCCTTCAGCTACCGCATCCCGAACAACACGCCAGCCATCATCCATCAGAGTGAAGGCGCTTGGCGGGCGCTTTACGATGGCCCAATTCCGCCAACCCTCAGCGCCTTGTTCGGCGTCCGCACGATCGCCCAGATTATTGGGGAAGCGGCCTCCGGCAACGGAATTGTCTTGCCACCGTCGCTGACCGAGGAAGAGCGCAAGATGGTTGTCGTCCTCAGCCTGCTGCGGGGACGCTGGCACAGAGGATCTGAGACGGCTTTGGCGGCTCGAAGCGGAATGGCGGTACCGCCACTGATGGATATTTTACGCGAGGCACTCGCAAAAGCGCTGATCACTAACACTGGGAGGCTAACAGATAAGGGTTATGCGTTTCTGGAAGCGGGGGGCGTTCGCGAAAGAGAAACGCCGGTTATTGCCTCGACCACGCAACCATACTATCCAGAAGCTCTGAGGGTTCCACGGTAGCATCTAGCTATTGTCATCCGAGAGGGTGACCGTGATGGTGGATACGAATCCATTGTCGTGGGGAATGGAGTTTTCCATTGCCGTTGAAAGAGCACGTGAATGCAGGTCCACGCCGGATCATCCATCATTGCCCTTCGGGCAACCTCCTCGGAACGGCTCGGTTTGATGGACGATCCGGCGCCGCCAGGGCCGCGCTAAAGTAGATGGCTCATCCGTGGGATCCTCAGACCTTCATTGCTGGAGCTAGGCTGGCCGGTCGCAGTGAAGTCACCATTCAGGCGTGTCAGGCGGCAGCGATCGCGATCAAGCGAACCCATCCCGACTTGCCAGTCATCTTGACACTCAACCACCTTGCCCACCTCGCTGACGTTAATGCCGACTTCCTTCAGGAGGTCGCACACCGCAAAATAGACCCTTATCGCGTTTTTCGGGTCAAGAAGCGCGGTGTTGCCAATCTAGTGCCGGCGCAGCCACGGCGCTACCGCACGATCTGCGTTCCCGAACCGAGGCTGATGCGCGTACAGCGCTGGATTGCACAGAATATTCTCCAAGTCACCCCGTCGCACACGGCAAGTTTCGCCTTCATCAAGAATCGCGATCTCAAGGGGGCAGCAGAAATGCACGTCAACGCCAAATGGGTCGTGAAGATGGACGTTCGGCAGTTCTTCGAATCGATCCCGGAGGCGGCAGTTTATCGCGTCTTCCGAACCTTCGGATATGGTGCCCTCCTTTCTTTCCAAATGGCGAGGATATGTACCCGGCGCCCGGATCATCACCGACGTGACACGCGGGCATTGCTCGGTCGAGGTGGTCAACGGCCCTACCGCTTGCACCCGATGGGGCATTTGCCGCAAGGCGCGCCATCAAGCCCAATGCTCGCAAATCGCGCCGTCGAAGCACTGGATCGCAGGCTTGAAAGGCTAGCTATCAGCGCTGGCTGGACCTACACTCGATATGCGGACGATCTCGCTTTCTCACGCACAACTGATGCAACCCGGAGCGAGGCGATGAAGTTAGTGAAGTTAGCCGAACTATCGCTGCAAATTCATGGCCTCGTGGTTCATCGCCAGAAGACCAGCATCCTTTCTCCGGGCAGCAGGAAAATCCTACTTGGTATGCTTGTCGACACAGGCAAGCCCAAGCTCACCAAGGCTTTTCGTAACAACATCGAAACTCATCTCTACGCACTCACTCACAAAAAAATCGGTGCAGAGAAGCATCGTACCAAGCGCGGCTTCTCATCGTTGATCGGAATGCGTCGGCACATTTTGGGACTGATCGCATACGCCCACCAGGTCGACGAAGCCTATGCCGCTACGCTTTACGCAAAGGCAAATTCCGTTGACTGGACAAGGTGATCGAGCCTCGGCTGATGCGCTGGGGCGCGCGTGACCAAGCGAGTTGATTCCGTTATGGAAGCACGTAGGCGCAGAGGTAAGCGTACGGCCTCCCGCGTGTTGCACGGGTGATGAGCTGTCGCGATGAGGTTTCTTATGCAGTGTCCATTCGCACTGCGTAAGGAGAGTGCGTTGGACAGGATCGAGATCATCGCCGGTGTTGAGCGTCGTCGGCGGTATTCGGATGAAGAGCGCGCGGCGATCCTAGCGATGTGCGATGAGCCCAAGGCGACGATCGTGGGTATCGCCAAGCGGTTGGGCATGTCGCCGGGCCTGATCCATGGCTGGCGTCGGATGCGTAAGGAAGCGGAGAAGCTGGCGAGCGAACCGTTGCAATTCATCGCATATGGTTCTGTCCCCGAGCCTGCTGGCGGTGCGAGGATGGCTGTGCCTACACCTCCTGTGCCGCAGGCCGCGACGCAGGCCCCCGCCGAAGATCTGATGCGCCCTTATCCCGGCCCCCGCCCCGGCGCGATCGATGTCGATCTGCCTGGCGGCATCCGCCTTTCTGTGGACAGCTACGTCAACGAGAAAGCGCTGGCGCGGGTGCTTCGAGCCTTGCGGGATGCGTCATGATCTCGCTGCCGCCGGGCACGAAGGTTTATCTCGCCAGCAAGCCCGTCAGTATGCGGCTCGGTTTCGACGGTCTGGCCGCGCTGGTGCGCCCTCTGTTTGCCGTCGAACCTTACGGCGGGCATGTCTTCCTGTTTCGCAGCAAAAGCGGCAACTATTTGAAGGCCCTATTTTGGGATGGCAGCGGGTTATGCCTGTTCGCCAAGCGCCTGGAGCGCAGCCGTTTCGTCTGGCCGCCGCTGATCGAAGGCGGCGTGGTGCTGACATCGGCGCAGTTCGCGTTGCTGATCGAGGCGATGGATTGGCGGCGGACCGTAGCGCCCGAACCGCCGCGCCTGCCAGAGCAGATTTGACCCGACAATCGCCGCAATTCCGGGCTTTTGGCTTTGGGCAGGAAGGCATTTCTGGTAGAAAGAAACGTGTCCTCCGGCGATCTCGAACTCCCTGCCGATCTGGCTGAACTGCGTGCGTTGCTCGCGACCACGCAGGCGCGTCTGGCCGCCTCGGAGCAGGCATTGGAGGTCGAGCGCAGCGCCCATGGCGAGACCCGCCAGCAGCTTGAGACCGCCCACAATTCGATTAAGCTGACCGCACTTCAGATCGAGAAGTTCAAGGTCCAGCTTGCCCGCCTGCGCCGCATGAAGTTCGGTCAGTCCTCCGAACGCATGACCCTTGAGGCCGACCAGCTCGAATTTACGCTGGAGGATCTGGAGGTTGAGCACGCCCATACCGAATGCGTGATCGAAGGCCGTGTGCCTGAGGATGCTCTGGCCAAGGATGCGCCCCGCAAACCTCGGCGCGCACCACTTCCCGACCACTTGCCCCGCGATGAGGTGCTGCACACAGCGCCCGATGCGGATGGTTGCTCGGCCTGTGGCGGGGCGATGGGCAAGCTGGGCGAGGATGTGACTGAGGTCTTGGAATACGTGCCAGGCCGCTTTCGCGTCACCCGGCATGTGCGCCCTAAGCTATCCTGCAACCGCTGCGACACGATCAGCCAGGCCCCGGCTCCTGCGTTGCCCGTGCCGCGTGGCCGTGCAGGGCCGGGCCTGCTGGCCCATGTCGTCGTGTCCAAATTCGCGGACCATCTGCCGCTTTACCGCCAGTCCGGGATCTATGCCCGCGAGGGCGTGGAGATCAGCCGCTCGACCATGGCGGATTGGCTGGGGCAAGTCAGTTGGTTGTTGCAACCGCTGGTCGAGCGGATCGCCGATCATGTAATGGCTAGCGCCAAGATCCACGCCGACGATACGCCTGTGCCGGTTCTGGCACCGGGAACCGGCAAGACGGCGACGGGGCGATTGTGGGTCTACCTGCGTGACAATCGGCGATGGAGCGCCGATGACAGGCCAGCAGCACTGTTTCGCTACAGCCCAGATCGCAAGGGTGAGCGACCGCGTGAGCATCTCAAAACCTTTGCAGGTTTTCTGCAAGCCGATGCCTATCCCGGCTTCGAGAAGCTCTATGCCCCTGACCGTCAGCCGGAGCGGATCATGCCGGTGGCCTGCTGGGCGCATGCCCGACGCAAGCTGCATGACGTCTACAAGGCCGACCAACACTCGGCCGCCGCCCAAGGGCTGGACATGATCCGCGATCTTTACGCCATCGAGCGCCAGATTGATGATGTGCCAGCGGATCAGCGGCAGCATGCCCGTATCGCGTCGAAAGCCAAGGTGTTGGATTTCTTTGCCTGGGCCGAGGATGTGCTGTCGCGGGCTTCTGCGCGATCACCCTTGGCCGAGGCTTTGCGCTATGCCGTAAAGCTCAAACCCCAGCTGCTGGCCTACACCGATGACGGCAGACTGGAGATTGACAACAACCCGGCGGAAAATGCGCTCAGGGGCATATGCCTCGGCAGGAAGAATTGGCTTTTTGCCGGGGCTGATTGCGGAGGCGAGCGCGCCGCTGCCATGTGTTCGCTGCTCGAAACAGCCAAGTTGAACGGCGTGAACCCGCAGGAGTGGCTGACCGATGTGCTCGATCGCATCGGCAAGGAGCATCCGATCAACCGGATAGAGGAACTGCTGCCTTGGCACTGGAGTGCATCGACAAAGTAACTCAGGGTGCGATGGAATGCGAAGTTGGCATGCCCATATAATACACTATAAAGATTAAATGCGGCATGGTCATCGGGAGTAGCGAGGATGCGCAAGTCACTTCTGGGAATCGTTGGACTGATGCTCACGGCAGCATCGCCAGCCACGCTACTCACGCCTACTGCAATCCAAAGTGAAATAAGAAGCGAGGGCGCAAAGGCGGTCGTAAACCGCCTCTATAATTCCGGCGCATATGACAAAGTTGTCATGAGTAAGATCAGAAGCGGCAACGTTCAGTGGATACTCCTGGCGAGGCCGCTTTCCGCCGGCACCGACGCCGCGACTTCGGAAGGGCTCACGCAGGCGCTTATCTATGCGTTGCCAAAATCTCC includes the following:
- the tnpC gene encoding IS66 family transposase, whose amino-acid sequence is MSSGDLELPADLAELRALLATTQARLAASEQALEVERSAHGETRQQLETAHNSIKLTALQIEKFKVQLARLRRMKFGQSSERMTLEADQLEFTLEDLEVEHAHTECVIEGRVPEDALAKDAPRKPRRAPLPDHLPRDEVLHTAPDADGCSACGGAMGKLGEDVTEVLEYVPGRFRVTRHVRPKLSCNRCDTISQAPAPALPVPRGRAGPGLLAHVVVSKFADHLPLYRQSGIYAREGVEISRSTMADWLGQVSWLLQPLVERIADHVMASAKIHADDTPVPVLAPGTGKTATGRLWVYLRDNRRWSADDRPAALFRYSPDRKGERPREHLKTFAGFLQADAYPGFEKLYAPDRQPERIMPVACWAHARRKLHDVYKADQHSAAAQGLDMIRDLYAIERQIDDVPADQRQHARIASKAKVLDFFAWAEDVLSRASARSPLAEALRYAVKLKPQLLAYTDDGRLEIDNNPAENALRGICLGRKNWLFAGADCGGERAAAMCSLLETAKLNGVNPQEWLTDVLDRIGKEHPINRIEELLPWHWSASTK